In Eleutherodactylus coqui strain aEleCoq1 chromosome 4, aEleCoq1.hap1, whole genome shotgun sequence, the following are encoded in one genomic region:
- the LOC136625112 gene encoding RNA-binding protein 25-like: RETERQRQRQRDRDRERETERERQRERQRERQRDRDRERDRERDRERDRETEKERQRETERDRERDRDRQRETDRERETERETDRERETERERQRDRDRDRETETERERQRERQRERQRDRDRERDRERDRERDRERERDRQTETDRERQRERQRERQRERQRERQRERQRERQRQRETERDRDRERQRDTERHRDRERQRHRETERDRDTETERETERHRDRERDRDRQRETDRERQTERDRQRETDRERETERERQRDRDRETETERERQRERDRERDRETETERETERETERETERQRKRDRERQRETERETETDRERQTERDRQRETDRERQTERDRQRETDRERQTERDRERDRERDRERDRERDRERDRERQRETERDRDRERQRETE; this comes from the exons agagagacagagagacagagacagagacagagagacagagacagagagagagagacagagagagagagacagagagagagacagagagagagacagagagacagagacagagagagagacagagagagagacagagagagagacagagagacagagaaagagagacagagagagacagagagagacagagagagagacagagacagacagagagagacagacagagagagagagacagagagagagacagacagagagagagagacagagagagagagacagagagacagagacagagacagagagacagagacagagagagagagacagagagagagacagagagagagacagagagacagagacagagagagagacagagagagagacagagagagagacagagagag agagagagacagacagacagagacagacagagagagacagagagagagacagagagagagacagagagagagacagagagagagacagagagagagacagagagagagacagagacagagagagacagagagagacagagacagagagagacagagagacacagagagacacagagacagagagagacagagacacagagagacagagagagacagagacacagagacagagagagagacagagagacacagagacagagagagagacagagacagacagagagagacagacagagagagacagacagagagagacagacagagagagacagacagagagagagagacagagagagagagacagagagacagagacagagagacagagacagagagagagagacagagagagagagacagagagagagacagagagacagagacagagagagagacagagagagagacagagagagagacagagagacagagaaagagagacagagagagacagagagagacagagagagagacagagacagacagagagagacagacagagagagacagacagagagagacagacagagagagacagacagagagagacagacagagagagacagacagagagagacagacagagagagacagagagagagacagagagagagacagagagagagacagagagagagacagagagagagacagagagagacagagagagacagagagagacagagacagagagagacagagagagacagag